CTCACCGCCACGCGCGAGGCCGTGGAGCTGGTGCTCGCGGGCCATGAGCCGTACCCCGCGCTCGCGGTGGACCGGCACTGGACGCTCGTCACCGCGAACCGTGCGGTCGGCGTCCTGCTGGCGGACGTGGCGCCCCAGATGCTCCAGCCGCCCGTCAACGTCCTGCGCCTGAGCCTGCACCCGAACGGGCTCGCGCCGCGCATCGAGAACCTGCGCCAGTGGCGCGACCACGTCCTCACCCGGCTGCACCGGCAGGTGGACGCCAGCGCGGACGCCACGCTCGCGGCGCTCCTGGAGGAACTCAAGGGCTACCCGGTGCCGGAGGCCGCCCCGGACGCGAAGGCGCGCGACTTCGCGGGCGTGGTGGTGCCCCTGCGCGTGCGCACGTCGCTGGGGCGGCTGTCCCTCTTCAGCACCACCACCGTGTTCGGCACGCCCGTGGACATCACGCTCGCGGAGCTGGCCATCGAGTCGTTCTTCCCGGCGGATCCCGACACGGCGGAGGCGCTGCGGCGGGCCGCCACGGCGCGGGCCCGCCAGGACACCTGAGGCGCTACGGCTTCACGCGCACCGTGCGCAGCGCCGTGCCCCAGGAGACGACCTGATCCAGGAGCGTGTTCACCTGCTTCTCCTTGGCCGGGTCCGGCTTGAAGACGGTGTAGTGCTCGAAGTCGGTGGACAGGAACAGCTGCA
Above is a window of Corallococcus caeni DNA encoding:
- a CDS encoding helix-turn-helix domain-containing protein; this translates as MTSLQQSRPVGELLRGWRQRRGLSQMDLALRAEVSTRHVSFLETGRSQPSREMLLHLAEELDVPLRDRNGLLVAAGFAPVFSERPLDDPALTATREAVELVLAGHEPYPALAVDRHWTLVTANRAVGVLLADVAPQMLQPPVNVLRLSLHPNGLAPRIENLRQWRDHVLTRLHRQVDASADATLAALLEELKGYPVPEAAPDAKARDFAGVVVPLRVRTSLGRLSLFSTTTVFGTPVDITLAELAIESFFPADPDTAEALRRAATARARQDT